The Cystobacter ferrugineus genome contains the following window.
GATGGCGGTGGCCCTGCCGTTGAAGGACGGGGAGCTGGAGCTGGGACGAGGATCCCCCGTGCTGGGCGAGGCGCAGGATCCCCGGATGTCCCGCCGCCACGCGCGGATCAAGTTCGACGGGCGGCGCTTCTGGGTGACCGATCTCGGCAGCCAGAATGGCACCGTCGTGGATGGGGAGCCCACCCCCGCCCAGTCGCCTCGCGAGGCACAGCGCGTCATCCGCATGGGGGACTCGCTCTTCGTGCCCTGCGCGGATGTGGGGCCACTGGAGCGGCGCGGGGTGGTGACACGGGAAGGCTTCATCCGGGGCCCGGCCATGCAGGGGCTGCTCGAGGAGGTCACCCGCGCGGCCCGGCTCGGCTTCCCGCTGCACATCCATGGCGAGAGCGGCACGGGCAAGGAGGGCGTGGCACGCGCCTTCCACGAGAGCGGGCCGCGGAGCGCGGGGCCCTTCGTGGCGGTCAACTGCGCGGCCATTCCCCAGAGCATCGCCGAGCGGCTGCTCTTCGGCGCCAGGCGCGGCGCCTACTCGGGGGCCGATGCCGATGCCCCGGGCTACCTCCAGACGGCGGATGGCGGAACGCTCTTCCTCGACGAGGTGGTGGAGCTGGACCTGGCGGTGCAGGCCAAGCTGCTGCGGGCGCTCGAGACCAAGGAGGTCCTCGCCCTGGGCGCGGCGAAGCCGAAGACGGTGGACATCCACATCTGCTCCGCGAGCAACAGGGATCTGCGCGCGCTCGTGGCCGCCGGCAAGCTGCGCGAGGATCTGTACTTCCGCATCGGCCGCCCGGAGGTGACGTTGCCGCCCCTGCGCCAGCGCCCCGAGGAGCTGGCCCTGCTGCTCCAGCGCGAGGTGCGGCAGGTGGCCCCCACGCTGGGGCTGCACCTCTCCTTCGTGGAGGCGTGTCTGCTGCGGCCCTGGCCGGGCAACGTCCGGGAGCTGCTGGTCGAGGCCCGCGGCGCCATCCAGGCGGCGCTCATGCAGGACGCCCCGCGCGTGGAGGCTCGCCACCTGAGTCCGAAAGCCGGCACCGCGTTCGGCACCGGGGCCGCGCCGCCTCCGCCGTCCACGCCGCCACCGGAGCTACCCGAGCCCCCGCGTGAGGCCCCCTCTCGGGCCCGGCCGCTCGATGACGACGAGCGGACCCGCATCGAGCAGGCCCTGCGGCAACACGGGGGCAACGTGGCCGCCACGGCCCGGGCACTCGGCATGCACCGCACCCAGTTGCGGCGTTTGCTCGAGCGCCATGCGATCGCCGCTCCTCCCGACAGCGAATAGACCGGAGCGCGGCCCCCCCCTCTCGCATGCGGGAACAGTGCTTACCTTTTCCCGCATGAGCCTCGTCAAGATCTACACGAAGTCCACCTGCCCCTATTCGCGGCGGGCCAGGCAGCTCCTCGATGCGAAGGGCGTGCAGTACGAGGAGAAGGTCATCGACATCAACCCCGCCCTGCGGGCCGAGATGATCGCCGCATCGAATGGGAAGACGACCACGCCCCAGGTCTTCATCGCGGGCCGCCACATCGGCGGCAGCGACGAGTTGCTGGAGCTGGAGCACTCGGGCGAGCTCGATGTGCTGCTCGCGGATTCGAGCGCCCAACCGAGCGCCTGAGTGGCTGGCCGTTCCACCCGGGTCAGCCGCTCTCCTCCGCGTCCCAGCCCACGTCCGCTCCCCGCGGCACGGCTCTCCTCTGATCGAGGTGTTGTCGTCCGAGCATCCGGTAGAGCGTGCTCCGCGCCACGCCGAGGCGCCGCGCCGCCTCGCTGAGGTTGCCGTTCGCGGCGGCCATCGCCTCGCGCAGCGCGCGGGCCTCCGCGGCCTTCCTGCCTCCCCCCTCGTGCATCGCCGCCGCGCCGGGCGGTTCCACGACATCCCCGGGGAGGTGCTCGGGCGCGAGCGGCTCACCCTCGCCCGAGAGCGCGAGGGCATGCGCGAGCGCGGACTTCATCTCACGCACGTTCCCCGGCCACGCGTGCGCCTCGATGAGCCGCTCGGTCTCGGGACACAGCGGAGGCACCTCGCGGCCCTGCGCCCGGGCGATCTTCTCCACGAGAGCGTGCGCCAGCTCGGTCTTGTCCGTCCTGCGGCGCAGGGGCGGCAGGGAGAGCACCGCGCCGCGGATGCGGTAGTAGAGGTCGCGGCGGAACTTCCCCGCCTCCACCATCGCGGGCAGGTCGCGGCAGGTGGCGCTGATGAGCCGGAATCGCGACTCCCGCGGCTTCGTCTCACCCAGCCGGAAGTAGTGGCCATCATCGAGCACCCGGAGCAGGAGCGCCTGCAACGACTCGGGCATCTCGCCGATCTCGTCGAGGAACAGCGTTCCCCCATCGACCACGCCGAGCTTGCCCTTGCTTCCGGCGGCGAGCGCGCCGGTGAAGGCACCCGGTGCGTGGCCGAACAGCTCGGCCTCGAGCAGCCCCGCGGGCATCGCCCCGCAGTTGAGCGCGAGGAAGGGACCGGAGGCGTTGCCACTCGCCTCGTGAATGGCGCGCGCGAGCAGCTCCTTGCCTGTGCCCGTCTCGGCGAGCAACAGGACCGGGAGCGGGCTCCCCGCGACCCGGGCCGCCCGCTGCTTCGCGTCCCGCAGCGCCGGATCGCTTCCCAGGAGCACGTTGAACGAGCCCGGCAGCAGACCCGCCGGGCGTGCCTGGGGAATGTCGCGTTCGACGAAGATGGCGAGCGCGAGCGGGCGTCCGCGCGCGTCGAAGTGTGGCACGGGGTGAAGGCGCATGCCGGAGACGCGGCACGGTCTGCCGCCCAGGGCCGCCTCCACGAGCACCTTCCACGACAGCGAGAGAACGTCCTCGACGGCCCGTCCCATCACGCCCTCGGGGGGGAGACCGAGCCTCGCCGCCGCATCCGCGCTCACCTGTCTGACCACGCCGGGCGCCTCGACCAGGAGTGACGCGGAGCCCGCGAGCCGGGCCTCGAGACTCCGGCGGCCCCCCGCGAGCATCTCCTCATAGCCGCGCAACCGGAGCGACTGCTCGGCGGCGTGCGCGGATGCGAGCACCAGCGCCTCGAGCAACGGGTTGGCATGGGTCACGTCGCCACTCACATCCAGCACGGCGACGAGCTCGCCGAAGGGATCGCGAATCGGTGCCGCGTAGCAGGCCAGACCATGGTTGCGCTCCTCGAGGTGCGCGCGCCCCACCACCGCCACCGCCTCGCCCTCCGCGATCGCGGTCCCAATGGCATTCGTGCCGCGCGTGCTCTCCGCCCAGCGCGCGCCCTCCACCAGCCGCGACGTGTCCGCCGAGCGCTGGGACGCGCCGACGCCGCCCCGTGCGAGCACCACGACTCCTTCCGCATCGCTGAGGACCGCGCGGAACGCCGAGGCACTCGTCTCCGTGGCGAGCCGCGACACGAGCTGGACCGCATCCACGCATCGCTCGGTCAGGGACTCACGCCGGGAATGGAGCTCGGCATCGGAGACTCCTTCGGAGTGCGAGGGGCCGTCTGCCTTTGCTCCCAGCTCCACCGCCCGCGACCACCGGCGAAGCAGGGAGTGCGCTCGCTCCTCCGCTTCGATGGCCCCCGACACGAACCGCTCCCAGAGTCGTGGCCCTGGCTCGACCAGTTTGAGCATCCCGGTTCCTCCTCTTGGTTCGCTACCGACGCCCCGAGCTGGACATTCCGAATTCTGTTTCAATCCGTCAGGAGATTGCACGCCCACCCCACGCCATTTCATGTGACGTCCCGCGTCATGTCGCGAAACGCTCCAACTGACTCGTCCGAGTGAACGCTTTCGCTCCAACCCGCGACACCGGCCGAGAGGAGAAAGGCCCGGCACACACGCTGCAGAAGGGAGTCAGGGCCCGCCGCGATTCCGCGGCCCCCTACCCCCGGAGCGCAGATGTCCAGCAAGGTGTACGCCGCCCCCAACACGTCGGGTTCGCCGGTCCAGTTCAAGTCCCGCTACGCCAACTACATCGGGGGTGAGTGGACACCGCCCAAGCGGGGCCAGTACTTCGAGAACATCACGCCGGTCACCGGCCGCGTGTTCTGTGAGGTTCCCCGCTCGGATGCGAGCGACATCGAGGCCGCGCTCGACGCCGCGCACCGCGCGAAGACGGCCTGGGGGAAGACCTCGCCCACCGAGCGCGCGGTCATCCTCAACAAGATCGCCGACCGCATCGAGCAGAACCTCGAGAAGCTCGCGATCGCGGAGACGTGGGACAACGGCAAGCCGATCCGCGAGACGCTCGCCGCCGACCTGCCGCTGACGGTGGACCACTTCCGCTACTTCGCCGGCTGCATCCGCGCGCAGGAGGGCAGCCTGTCGGAGCTGGACGCGGACACGGTCGCCTATCACTTCCACGAGCCACTCGGCGTGGTGGCGCAGATCATCCCCTGGAACTTCCCGCTGCTCATGGCCGCGTGGAAGCTCGCCCCGGCGCTCGCCGCGGGCAACGCGGTGGTGCTCAAGCCGGCGGAGCAGACCCCCGTGTCGATCCTCCTGCTCGCGGAGCTCGTGGGCGATCTGCTCCCGCCCGGCGTGCTCAACATCGTGAACGGCTTTGGCGTGGAGGCGGGCAAGCCGCTCGCCATGAACAAGCGCGTGGCGAAGGTGGCCTTCACCGGCGAGACCACCACCGGACGGCTCATCATGCAGTACGCGAGCGAGAACCTGATTCCCGTGACGCTCGAGCTGGGCGGCAAGTCGCCCAACATCTTCTTCGACGACATCTTCGCGAGGAACGATGACTTCGCGGACAAGGCCATGGAGGGCTTCACCCTGTTCGCCCTCAACCAGGGCGAGGTCTGCACCTGCCCCTCGCGCGCGCTCGTCAGCGAGAAGATCCACGCGGAGTTCCTGGAGCGGGCGATCGAGCGCACGAAGAAGATCAAGACGGGCAACCCGCTCGACACCGCCACGATGATTGGCGCCCAGGCGTCCAACGATCAGCTCGAGAAGATCCTCTCGTACGTGGACATCGGCAAGCAGGAGGGCGCGAAGCTGCTGCTCGGCGGTGAGCGGCTGCGCCACGGCGGCGACCTGGAGAACGGCTACTACGTCGCGCCCACCATCTTCCAGGGCCACAACCGGATGCGGATCTTCCAGGAGGAGATCTTCGGACCGGTCGTCTCCGTCACGTCATTCAAGGACGTGGACGATGCGCTGAAGATCGCGAACGACACGCTGTACGGCCTCGGCGCTGGCGTGTGGACCCGCGACGCGTCGACCGCGTACCGCGTCGGCCGCGAGGTGCAGGCCGGCCGCGTCTGGACCAACTGCTACCACCAGTACCCGGCGCACGCGGCCTTCGGGGGCTACAAGCAGTCCGGCATCGGCCGTGAGAACCACCGGATGATGTTGAGCCACTACCAGCAGACCAAGAACCTGCTCGTCAGCTACTCCCCCAAGGCATTGGGCTTCTTCTAGGCAGTCACCGGCGTATCCACCCACAGCGTTTCATCTACAGACACACAGGGAGCCAGACATGAACAAGACCATGAAGGCCGCGGTCGTCCGTGAGTTCGGCAAGCCGCTGCGAATCGAGGAAGTGGAGGTCCCACGTCCCGGGCGCGGCGACGTCCTGGTGAAGATCCACGCGTGCGGCGTCTGCCACACGGATCTCCATGCCGCCGAGGGCGACTGGCCAGTCAAGCCGAGTCCGCCGTTCATCCCCGGCCACGAGGGGGTCGGCCACGTGGTGGCGGTCGGCGAGGGCGTCACCCACGTGAAGGAAGGCGACCGGGTTGGCATCCCCTGGCTGTACTCGGCCTGTGGCCACTGCGAGCACTGTCTGGGGGGCTGGGAAACCCTGTGCGAGCAGCAGAAGAACACCGGCTACTCGGTCAACGGCGGCTTCGCCGAGTACGCGCTGGCCAATGCCAACTACGTCGGGCACCTGCCGGACAAGGTGAGCTTCGCCGACATCGCGCCCGTGCTGTGCGCCGGCGTGACCGTCTACAAGGGCCTCAAGGTCACCGATACCCGGCCCGGGGACTGGGTGGTGATCTCCGGCATTGGCGGGCTCGGCCACATGGCGGTGCAGTACGCGCGGGCCATGGGGCTGAACGTGGCCGCGGTGGACGTGGACGAGGGCAAGCTGCAACTGGCCAGGAAGCTCGGCGCCACCGTCACCGTCAACTGCCGCGAGGGCGACCCGGCGGCCTACCTCAAGAAGGAGATCGGCGGCGCCCACGGCGTCCTGGTCACCGCGGTGTCGCCGAAGGCCTTCGAGCAGGCGCTCGGCATGGTGCGCCGCGGCGGCACGATTTCGCTCAATGGTCTGCCTCCGGGTGACTTCCCGCTGCCCATCTTCAACGTGGTGCTCAACGGCATCACCGTGCGCGGCTCGATCGTCGGCACCCGCCTGGACCTGCAGGAGTCGCTGGAGTTCGCCGCCCAGGGCAAGGTGAAGGCGACCGTGTCCACCGACAAGCTGGAGAACATCAACGACGTGTTCAAGCGCATGCACGCCGGAAAGATCGAGGGCCGCGTGGTCCTGGACCTGGGCGCATGAGGTAGGGGCCACGAGCCTGACTGGCGGCCTGCTCATGCCCTCTGGCTCCAGGGGCGCCATCACAAATGGAACGCCACGGCTCTTTCCCTGGGACCGCACCTGGTGGTGCGTCCCATCGGAGAGAACCGCATGCGCGTGCTCCAAGGCAATGCCGTCAGGGGGAGGTTGCTCCAAGCCAAGCAAGTCCGTGGAGGCATGCCGCGGGGTGGGGGCGGAGGGCGGGCCCCTGTTCAGGCACCGAACCAGCCCTTCTGGCGAGCCGCTTCGAGCCGGACTTCCAGATAGTCCCACAAGGCCGGACAGCCCGCCTTGATCGGCGGAGCGATCCGGCGCACCACGCGCTCATGGCTGACGCCATTCTCGCGCCAGCTTTGACCCGCGTTGGCGAGGTTCAGCAGGACCGGCATGGCCCGGTCCACGGCCTGGGCGAAACGGGCCTCCGGCGTGTCACCCTGTTCGAACTCCTGCCACAGCGCCAGGAATGCCTCGCCTTGCCGTGGCGGCAGCATCCCGAAAATCCGCTTCACCGCCGCCAGCTCGGCCGCCTTGCGCTCCTCCCAGCCGCCCTCGGCGTACACCAGGGTGTCGCCGGTATCGATCTCCCCAATGTCGTGCACCAGCAGCATGCCGACCACCCGGCTGATATCGAGGGCGGTCCCGGCATGGTGCGCCAGCGAGATGGCCATCAGCGCGATCTGCCAGCTGTGCTCCGCCGAGTTCTCATAGCGCTCGAGGCCCAGCGGACGGGTTTTGCGCGTCACTCCCTTGAGCTTGTCCAGTTCCAGAATGAACTCGACGACCCGTTGCATGTCTCCACCGTGAGAATCGACCCGATTTCCATCCACCGTTGTGCCTCCAATGACCATCTGGGCCACCCACCCTACTATGACGGCTGCCGTTGCGAGGCCGCGGGGGTGACAAGGGGCGGGTGAACGGCGGTCGCCGCATTCCTCCCGTGCACCGGACGTCCGGATCGATTGACGTATCAATCGCTCCCGACTCGATTGACGTATCAATCGCTCCCGACTCGATTGACGTATCAATCGCTCCCGACTCGATTGACGTATCAATCGCTCCTGGCCGTTCTCGGGAGGGGCGGTTGTAACGTTACGACGGTGTTGTCCGGCGGACCCCGCGGCCTGATGCCTATCCGCCATGAGTGAAAAAGTGATAAACACGGCAAAATAAGTAAAACGTATCTTCCCTGTTCTGAACATGCTATGGTAGTCATGGATGGCAGCCGCATTCTGCTGAGACGAAAGAGTAGAGATGGGACCGTAATTCACACCGGACACAAGCGAGGCCGCCAGCGGCACCTCCTGAAGGAATGGGCTGGAGTACTCGTTGGTGGACGGAAGTAGCTGTCTGGGTTGTCTGGTACGGACTGGTGCTCGGGCCATTCTGGCCGCCGCTGCACTCCGTGCTGAACTGGCCTGTCAGCATGACGGGCTCCACGTACACCAAGCCGAATGAGGCACGAGGCCATGCGTGGGCCCGTCGTGCGCGCGGCTCCATTCAGCCAGCGACACGAGAGTGTCACTCGAGTGATACGGATATGAACTATTGACAAAAACACTCTCCGTATGAGAGTGAGGCAAAAAAACAAATTCGGGCGGTTTTCGTAAGGAGCGCCAATGGCAAGCGCGCCGCCCGAGTATTAAGTCCGGGCACCTGACGTCCGTTCATCGCGCCAAGGTCATTGGGCCGCGCTGTGATCGGTTCGTGCCCGCTTCTTGGATCTGAGGACTTCGAAATGACGGGTAGCGCTTTGTCCATGAAGAAAGACGTCCTGGCGACCAGCTACGCTGTAAATGTCGATGGCGTATCCGATTCCCGAATCAGCGACGTCTCTTTGATCGTTCTGGATGAGAAGAACCTGATTCACAAGAAGTTCAACGAAACGAAGCGCGAATTTCCCATGGACAAATGCCTGCCCGATCTACTCTGGGAGCAGGTGCGGGCACAGCCCCATGGCGTGGCGGTTGTCTATGAGAATGAAGTTCTCACCTACCGCGAGCTCGCGGAGCGCAGCTCGGAACTGGCGGTCTACCTGCAACACCTCGGCGTGGCGCTGGACGAGTGCGTCGGGATGTTCGTCGAGCCATCGATCGAATTGATGGTGGGCGCCTGGGGAATCCTGTTCTCCGGCGGAGCCTATCTGCCGCTGTCGCCGGAGTATCCCGAGGAGCGGCTGCGCTACATGATCGAGGACAGCCGCGCGAAGGTCATCTTCGCCCAGGAGGGGCTCGAGAAGCGGCTCACGGAGCTGGCGCCGCGGGGAACCCGGATCGTCACCCTGAAGGACGCGGCGGAGTTCACCCGCTCGCGCTCGGTGCGCGGCACGCGCGAGTCCGACATCGGGCTGCGCCCGAACAACCTGGCGTACATCATCTACACCTCCGGCAGCACCGGCAAGCCGAAGGGAGTGATGATCGAGCATCGCAGCATCGTCAATCAGATGCACTGGCTGAAGACCGTCTACAAGCTGAACCATGAGAAGGTCGTTCTCCAGAAGACCCCCATGAGTTTCGATGCGGCGCAATGGGAGATCCTGGCTCCCAGCTCCGGCAGCAAGGTCGTCATGGGCGCCCCTGGGGTGTACCGAGACCCCGGCAGGCTGATCGAGACCATCGCCCGGCACGGGGTGACCACGCTGCAGTGCGTGCCGACGTTGCTGCAAGCCCTTCTGGACACCGAGGAGCTTCACCACTGCAAGTCGCTCACGCAGATCTTCAGCGGAGGGGAGGCCCTGACGAGGACGCTCGCGCGTCAGTGCCTCAAGACGATGCCGGGGTGCGATCTGGTCAATCTCTACGGGCCCACCGAGTGCACCATCAATTCGTCCGCCTTCACCGTCGACCAGGCCACCGTCAAGGAGGGTCCGAATACGATCTCGATCGGTAGGCCCGTGCACAACACGCAGTACTACATTCTCGACCCGCACCGCGCGCCGGTGGGCGTGGGGGAGATCGGCGAGCTGTTCATCGGTGGAGACCAGCTCGCGCGAGGCTACCTGCACCGTCCGGACCTGACTGCGGACAGGTTCATCGACAACCCGTTCAGCACGGACCCTCGGAACGCCAGGCTGTACAAGACCGGTGACCTGGCCTTCTGGAACCCCGATGGCTCCGTCCAGTTCGCTGGCCGGACGGACAACCAGGTGAAGCTGCGCGGCTTCCGCGTCGAGTTGGACGAGATCAAGGTGGCCATCGAGACCCATGACTGGGTCAAGAACGCGGCGGTCATCGTCAAGAAGGACCCCCACACCGGCTTCCAGAACCTGATCTCCTTCATCGAGCTGAACCCGAAGGAAGCAGCGCTGATGGATCAGGGCAATCATGGTGCCCACCACCAGTCGAAGAAAAGCAAGCTCCAGGTCAAGGCGCAGCTGTCGAACATGGGATGCCGGGACGTCGAGGAGCTGCACGGCAAGCAGGTGGTCGACCTCCCCGGCAAGACGCCCACCGAGGAGCAGCGGCGCCTGGTGTTCGCGCGCAAGACGTACCGGTTCTACGAGGGCGGAGAAGTCACGCGGGAAGACCTCCTGCGGCTGCTCGCCGGGCGGGTCTCGGGCACGGTTTCCCGTGGCCTGGACACGCTGAGCTTCGCCGAACTCGGAGAACTCTTGAGGTACTTCGGACAGTACCTCAGTGAGGAACGGCTGCTGCCGAAGTACGGCTATGCGTCACCCGGGGCGCTGTGCGCGACGCAGATGTACTTCGAGCTGGACAACGTGGGGGGCCTGAAGCCGGGGTACTACTACTACCACCCCGTGCACCACCAGTTGTTCCTGATCCGGGAGAAGGCCGGGCAGGCCGCGGCACAGGTCAAGATCCACTTCATGGGGAAGAAGCGGGCCATCCAGCCCGTCTACAAGAACAACATCCAGGAGGTCCTCAAGATCGAAACCGGCCACATGGTCGGTCTGTTCGAGAAGGTCCTCCCCCACTACGGGCTGGGCATCCGGGATCTCGAGTACGCGCCCACCACGAGGGAGCATCTGGAGTGCGCTGACGAGGACTACTACCTCGGTACGTTCGAGCTCGTCCCGTATGCGGGAACACAGCCGGACGACTCGCTGGAGATCTACGTCCAGGCCCACCCTGGGAGGATCTCCGACCTGCCGGCGGGCCAGTACCAATACAAGGACGGTGACCTGGAGAGGATCTCGGATGAGCTCGTCCTGAAGAAGCACGTGATCGCCATCAACCAGCGGGTCTACGAGGACGCGAGCTTCGGGATCACGGTGATCAGCAGGACCCGCGAGGACTGGATGCGCTACGTCGAGCTCGGCAGGAAGCTCCAGCACCTGCAGATGAACGACCTCCACTTCGGGTTCATGTCCTCGGGGTATAGCTCCAAGAGCGGCAATGATCTGCCGTCGGCCAAGCGGATGGAGAGCATCCTGAGGGCCTGCGGCCGGGAGTCGGGGCCTTCCTACTTCTTCGTCGGTGGCCGCGTCAGCCAGGAGCAGATGCTCAGCGAGGGAATGAAGGAAGACTCCGTCCACATGAAGGGCCCTGCGGAGCTGATCAAGGACGACCTGGTCAACTTCCTGCCCGACTACATGGTGCCCAACCGGGTCATCGTCCTGGACAAGATGCCCCTCACCGCCAACGGGAAGATCGACTTCAAGGCGTTGGAGAAGACGAATGTGGAGTTCGTCGAGCGGCCGTTCGTCGCGCCGCGGACGGCGACCGAGGAGCGGATCGGCGCCCTCTGGATGAAGGAGATGAAGCGGGACAGCGTCTCCGTACAGGACGACTTCTTCGAGGCCGGGGGCAACTCGCTCATCGCGGTCGCACTCATCAACAAGATCAACAAGGAGTTCCGGACCTCGCTCCCCTTGCAGGTCGTGTTCGAGTGCCCGACCATCGAGAAGCTCGCGCTCAAGGTCGATGGCGGAAAGGCCGAGCCGTCCTCGCGTCTGGTGCGGTTGCAGGGCGAGGGCACGAAGAAGCCCATCTATTGCTGGCCTGGCCTCGGCGGCTACACCATGAACCTGAGGCTGCTCGCCAGCAAGATGGGAGCGGACCGGCCTTTCTATGGAGTGCAGGCGCACGGCATCAACAAGGACGAGACGCCTTATTCCACCATCAAGGAGATGGCCGCGGAGGACGTCAAGCTCATCAAGCGGCTTCAGCCGGTGGGTCCCTACACGCTCTGGGGATACTCCTTCGGCGCGCGGGTGGCCTTCGAAACCGCCTATCAGCTCGAGCAGGCCGGTGAGCGGGTGGAGCACCTGTTCCTGATCGCTCCGGGGTCGCCCAAGGTCCGGACACAGGACGCGTCGATCCACGGCAACGAGCCCGCCTATACGAACAAGGCCTATGTGACGATCCTCTTCTCGGTGTTCGCGGGGAGCATCACGGATCCCGCGCTCGACGAGTGCTTG
Protein-coding sequences here:
- a CDS encoding sigma 54-interacting transcriptional regulator, producing the protein MEQNGSTLKPSGILGDKHAAEERVPGLLRLFAAGTAMAVALPLKDGELELGRGSPVLGEAQDPRMSRRHARIKFDGRRFWVTDLGSQNGTVVDGEPTPAQSPREAQRVIRMGDSLFVPCADVGPLERRGVVTREGFIRGPAMQGLLEEVTRAARLGFPLHIHGESGTGKEGVARAFHESGPRSAGPFVAVNCAAIPQSIAERLLFGARRGAYSGADADAPGYLQTADGGTLFLDEVVELDLAVQAKLLRALETKEVLALGAAKPKTVDIHICSASNRDLRALVAAGKLREDLYFRIGRPEVTLPPLRQRPEELALLLQREVRQVAPTLGLHLSFVEACLLRPWPGNVRELLVEARGAIQAALMQDAPRVEARHLSPKAGTAFGTGAAPPPPSTPPPELPEPPREAPSRARPLDDDERTRIEQALRQHGGNVAATARALGMHRTQLRRLLERHAIAAPPDSE
- the grxC gene encoding glutaredoxin 3, translating into MSLVKIYTKSTCPYSRRARQLLDAKGVQYEEKVIDINPALRAEMIAASNGKTTTPQVFIAGRHIGGSDELLELEHSGELDVLLADSSAQPSA
- a CDS encoding sigma-54-dependent Fis family transcriptional regulator, with the protein product MLKLVEPGPRLWERFVSGAIEAEERAHSLLRRWSRAVELGAKADGPSHSEGVSDAELHSRRESLTERCVDAVQLVSRLATETSASAFRAVLSDAEGVVVLARGGVGASQRSADTSRLVEGARWAESTRGTNAIGTAIAEGEAVAVVGRAHLEERNHGLACYAAPIRDPFGELVAVLDVSGDVTHANPLLEALVLASAHAAEQSLRLRGYEEMLAGGRRSLEARLAGSASLLVEAPGVVRQVSADAAARLGLPPEGVMGRAVEDVLSLSWKVLVEAALGGRPCRVSGMRLHPVPHFDARGRPLALAIFVERDIPQARPAGLLPGSFNVLLGSDPALRDAKQRAARVAGSPLPVLLLAETGTGKELLARAIHEASGNASGPFLALNCGAMPAGLLEAELFGHAPGAFTGALAAGSKGKLGVVDGGTLFLDEIGEMPESLQALLLRVLDDGHYFRLGETKPRESRFRLISATCRDLPAMVEAGKFRRDLYYRIRGAVLSLPPLRRRTDKTELAHALVEKIARAQGREVPPLCPETERLIEAHAWPGNVREMKSALAHALALSGEGEPLAPEHLPGDVVEPPGAAAMHEGGGRKAAEARALREAMAAANGNLSEAARRLGVARSTLYRMLGRQHLDQRRAVPRGADVGWDAEESG
- the exaC gene encoding acetaldehyde dehydrogenase ExaC; translated protein: MSSKVYAAPNTSGSPVQFKSRYANYIGGEWTPPKRGQYFENITPVTGRVFCEVPRSDASDIEAALDAAHRAKTAWGKTSPTERAVILNKIADRIEQNLEKLAIAETWDNGKPIRETLAADLPLTVDHFRYFAGCIRAQEGSLSELDADTVAYHFHEPLGVVAQIIPWNFPLLMAAWKLAPALAAGNAVVLKPAEQTPVSILLLAELVGDLLPPGVLNIVNGFGVEAGKPLAMNKRVAKVAFTGETTTGRLIMQYASENLIPVTLELGGKSPNIFFDDIFARNDDFADKAMEGFTLFALNQGEVCTCPSRALVSEKIHAEFLERAIERTKKIKTGNPLDTATMIGAQASNDQLEKILSYVDIGKQEGAKLLLGGERLRHGGDLENGYYVAPTIFQGHNRMRIFQEEIFGPVVSVTSFKDVDDALKIANDTLYGLGAGVWTRDASTAYRVGREVQAGRVWTNCYHQYPAHAAFGGYKQSGIGRENHRMMLSHYQQTKNLLVSYSPKALGFF
- the adhP gene encoding alcohol dehydrogenase AdhP; amino-acid sequence: MNKTMKAAVVREFGKPLRIEEVEVPRPGRGDVLVKIHACGVCHTDLHAAEGDWPVKPSPPFIPGHEGVGHVVAVGEGVTHVKEGDRVGIPWLYSACGHCEHCLGGWETLCEQQKNTGYSVNGGFAEYALANANYVGHLPDKVSFADIAPVLCAGVTVYKGLKVTDTRPGDWVVISGIGGLGHMAVQYARAMGLNVAAVDVDEGKLQLARKLGATVTVNCREGDPAAYLKKEIGGAHGVLVTAVSPKAFEQALGMVRRGGTISLNGLPPGDFPLPIFNVVLNGITVRGSIVGTRLDLQESLEFAAQGKVKATVSTDKLENINDVFKRMHAGKIEGRVVLDLGA
- a CDS encoding HD domain-containing protein, translated to MQRVVEFILELDKLKGVTRKTRPLGLERYENSAEHSWQIALMAISLAHHAGTALDISRVVGMLLVHDIGEIDTGDTLVYAEGGWEERKAAELAAVKRIFGMLPPRQGEAFLALWQEFEQGDTPEARFAQAVDRAMPVLLNLANAGQSWRENGVSHERVVRRIAPPIKAGCPALWDYLEVRLEAARQKGWFGA
- a CDS encoding amino acid adenylation domain-containing protein; translation: MIVLDEKNLIHKKFNETKREFPMDKCLPDLLWEQVRAQPHGVAVVYENEVLTYRELAERSSELAVYLQHLGVALDECVGMFVEPSIELMVGAWGILFSGGAYLPLSPEYPEERLRYMIEDSRAKVIFAQEGLEKRLTELAPRGTRIVTLKDAAEFTRSRSVRGTRESDIGLRPNNLAYIIYTSGSTGKPKGVMIEHRSIVNQMHWLKTVYKLNHEKVVLQKTPMSFDAAQWEILAPSSGSKVVMGAPGVYRDPGRLIETIARHGVTTLQCVPTLLQALLDTEELHHCKSLTQIFSGGEALTRTLARQCLKTMPGCDLVNLYGPTECTINSSAFTVDQATVKEGPNTISIGRPVHNTQYYILDPHRAPVGVGEIGELFIGGDQLARGYLHRPDLTADRFIDNPFSTDPRNARLYKTGDLAFWNPDGSVQFAGRTDNQVKLRGFRVELDEIKVAIETHDWVKNAAVIVKKDPHTGFQNLISFIELNPKEAALMDQGNHGAHHQSKKSKLQVKAQLSNMGCRDVEELHGKQVVDLPGKTPTEEQRRLVFARKTYRFYEGGEVTREDLLRLLAGRVSGTVSRGLDTLSFAELGELLRYFGQYLSEERLLPKYGYASPGALCATQMYFELDNVGGLKPGYYYYHPVHHQLFLIREKAGQAAAQVKIHFMGKKRAIQPVYKNNIQEVLKIETGHMVGLFEKVLPHYGLGIRDLEYAPTTREHLECADEDYYLGTFELVPYAGTQPDDSLEIYVQAHPGRISDLPAGQYQYKDGDLERISDELVLKKHVIAINQRVYEDASFGITVISRTREDWMRYVELGRKLQHLQMNDLHFGFMSSGYSSKSGNDLPSAKRMESILRACGRESGPSYFFVGGRVSQEQMLSEGMKEDSVHMKGPAELIKDDLVNFLPDYMVPNRVIVLDKMPLTANGKIDFKALEKTNVEFVERPFVAPRTATEERIGALWMKEMKRDSVSVQDDFFEAGGNSLIAVALINKINKEFRTSLPLQVVFECPTIEKLALKVDGGKAEPSSRLVRLQGEGTKKPIYCWPGLGGYTMNLRLLASKMGADRPFYGVQAHGINKDETPYSTIKEMAAEDVKLIKRLQPVGPYTLWGYSFGARVAFETAYQLEQAGERVEHLFLIAPGSPKVRTQDASIHGNEPAYTNKAYVTILFSVFAGSITDPALDECLKVAKDEESFAAFISRRLENLDPDLVKRIIKIVAQTYEFKYEFRELAERKLSAPITIFKAQGDDYSFIENQSGYSATAPVVMDLEADHYGMLKEPSIGELLKMIRYRLRTEG